In Ictalurus punctatus breed USDA103 chromosome 3, Coco_2.0, whole genome shotgun sequence, the following are encoded in one genomic region:
- the gng2 gene encoding guanine nucleotide-binding protein G(I)/G(S)/G(O) subunit gamma-2: protein MASNNTASIAQARKLVEQLKMEANIDRIKVSKAAADLMSYCEAHAKEDPLLSPVPASENPFREKKFFCAIL, encoded by the exons ATGGCTAGCAACAACACTGCCAGCATCGCCCAGGCGCGTAAACTGGTGGAACAGCTCAAGATGGAAGCTAACATTGACCGTATAAAg GTGTCTAAAGCGGCTGCAGACCTGATGTCATACTGCGAAGCTCACGCTAAGGAGGACCCTCTGCTGTCACCTGTGCCTGCTTCTGAGAATCCCTTCAGGGAGAAGAAGTTCTTCTGCGCCATCCTGTAA